The genomic region ATCTTCCTTCTCATCTTGGTCCCCTGTTGTCTGAAATCCTGAGCCTGCAACATCATATCAGCCCAAACAAATGATATATCACTGTATCAGAGAAGAAACTGCACTCGTGGAAACAAATAGATGATACCCAAACCAAAATGAATGATAATTCCATCTAAGCACTACAGAAATTTGGACTAACCTGGGAACGAAGATTCTCAGTTTTATCCACCAGCAGCTCAATCTTTTCACCACGATCAAGAACctgcagaaaagaaaattcttgataaatatcagaaaatactTGTCTTTTTATGGTTAGTGTCGATACTATTACCCACTTCCATGTGGAAACATGCACCTCATAATAACCCAGGTTCTTTTGACCTCCAAACAAACATTtagagaaacaaaagaaaaacccaGTAGCAGTTCTGTACCTTCTCAATATTTTCCATCATCACACCCTTCACTTCAGAAACCTGAGCCTTCACTTTCGCAAGCTTGCTGATTTCCTCTGGATGATCCACGCAATACTGCATGTGCTCCTTCAGTTTGGACCTATAACATAAACAGATAAGGACAGCATGcttcaaaagaaattcaaattcgtttgatttaatttgaaaataaaaagatgcaAATCTATACCCAAACTCTCTGTTCAGGCCATGGGCTTGAGCAGTTGCAGCTTTCCCTCCACCATATCTCTTGTTAAAGTCTTCTTTAACCCGCTCCAGAAAGGCAATTGGAATTTGTCTTCCGGCAGATTCAACTGCAACCACACAGTAGGCTGCACCAACCAATACAAACCAACAGAGTTAACACAAAGGCTGGTGATCATCAAAAGCAACAAATAAGGCATAACTATTGAACAATGAAGCCTTCACTTCCAGCTCAGAAGAAACAAATTCGCCCTAAGGAAATAACTCGCAAGCCATCCATAAAATGCCCTTGACTATTCAAAAGAACTCTAGCAATTGAGTTGGTCAACCCAAATAGtattaatgagaaataaataaaataaagcataaAATGACAAAATATATTGCAGGCCAATACTAGCACTCATCATTTATCTTGCCAAACATGTTTGAAGGCATACTCATTACTATCAGGAAAGACATAATCCAAAAAGAGATAATGCAAAGCAAATAAAGTAAGCCATCCAATATAGAGTCATTAAACTGCAATGGCATTGGGATCTCATGTTTCTGTCGATAACTAAAGCTTCCTATGCTATTTTccataaattattctttttaaagctCTGCCATGTGATCAGGAGCGTGAAGAGGTTTATTTACTAAACTTAAAATAGAAAGAGTTTGCATGAAGCATCAGCTTGTAATAGACACTGAGGAGACCAACATTCTCTAACTGAGACTCATGTATATCACCACTCACCTAGCTCACCACACTACAGTTGCTTGACATGAATAATTCATATGACACATAGAACAATAATCTCATAGGTCGTCTATTAGCAACCATCATATACTACATGTTACCAACAATAACACAATAACTCCCTAATTAGCTAAGGGACATATACCAGTCTTTGAAAAAAGACTAGAAAATCGAAAACTGTTCAATGAAGCAATTAAATGATACGTAGATTTGTAGTGTAAACTATCTATTAATCTTGCAAAagtttctaaaattgacacTAATCAAAACCTTGAATGATTTACAAAAgcaaaaacaacaacaaagaTAACAGTAACAGTTAAATAGagcataattaatatttcaatctaataacatattataaacataagaaatcagtaagaacaataatattaataatctaaaTGCATCAGATTTGATAATTTGTATcgacataaataattaatttaaagcaAAAATAACAAATCCGTGTCCAGAAATGAAGCATATCTAAGCCATTAACATTACATTTCTAATAAGAATCACACggtcaaaacaaaaagaacGCACAGATCACTGGAAAAAAAGccaacaaaatcaataaaccTGCTAAATAGagatctaaataaaaaaaactaatcaaGCGCACATACACAAAATAATTTcacaaaaatgaaacaaatacCAAGAGTTGATCCAGCTCAGAAtttcaaaactaaaaacaaacaaaaaagaaagaaacttacTGAAGCCGTTCTCAACGAGGTAATTGAAGGTATGACCATCGCAATTGTAGGTAAATTTGTTGTTAGAAGCAGGTAATTTCTGGAGACATTGAGATGCGATGCTTGTGAAATTACCAGTAAACTCTGTATATTCAGCAAGAATCACCGTGCCTCTTGCCACAAAACTGTAGATCAACGATTGTTGCCCCATCTCCTTCTctttatatatctatatacgtgtatatatataaaaccctaaccctaaaaaCCAATCagatagaaaaatcaaaacaaagaaaaagagagagaatcgATGAGATCGGAgaagataaatattaaacgttaatttattttcctctctattcttttttcctttcttctctttctttctttcctgtGTTGTATTCGTGTTCTGGTACTGCGTGTTGGTTAAAAATTCGTTCCgttttatttaacttatttatttattgagttATATAAAACAATGGAGGAAATTTGTGGAAAGAAAGAGGGACTTACCCGGAAAAAACAGAAGTGTAGAATGgatgaaagagagagaggggacATAGAAATTGaaaggagagaaagagagttaTAGAGGAAGAAATGTATAAATAACAATTTTGTAAGATGCGGCTGCTCTCACGcggtatttttcttttgaaactttttctctctttctttttttcagaTTGAGAGAGTTTTTCAAATTGGAAGTttctattttagttattttgatTCTTAGTCCACCGCTTGACATATAAATACATATCGtgtgaattatttttattattttatttatctggGATGTGCCCTGCCCATCACGAGTTAACAAAGTTTTTGAGGCTAATTTGTGCTTGAACGTTGGTTTATATGTGACTCGATTGACCGGTTGAGCCGTTGATAAAAATTGGGACTTAGACGGATATATTTAAACTCTAATGGAGATACATCCAAATATATACGTGTATACAACAATTAATTCAGATGTTTTAGTTTTTAcgtaaagaatataaaattttatttaaattgggTCATGCCCAGCTGAAAATTAGATCTAAATTGGATAAATTgaattctcttttatttatattgtatgTTTAGAAATAAACTTATAGAATATctctaaaagtattaaaattatatcacATAGTCAAATAAAGACTTTCTGATCGATTATAACAAGATTTTGGCTGAATTAACAAGATGATGAATTTTAgtatatgattataaaataatcaattgtAAGTGTGAAAATTTTAGCTTGTTTTTAGGCTAATCCCacatgtgttttttttttttttttaatttgtttcactTCGTTCCTATCcatctattatatttttaataattcataagtttctattttataataattaaatcttaattgaCAGATGatgcaaaattgataaagagccattaaataattttcatatatttataatatgctaaaactatttttattatcaccAAGGCAGATTAGCAGTTGAAGCATGTCTGGAATTGGATTCAGTTAAtgtcaaagtttgtatataaA from Ricinus communis isolate WT05 ecotype wild-type chromosome 9, ASM1957865v1, whole genome shotgun sequence harbors:
- the LOC8280693 gene encoding vesicle-associated membrane protein 721 isoform X1, with the protein product MGQQSLIYSFVARGTVILAEYTEFTGNFTSIASQCLQKLPASNNKFTYNCDGHTFNYLVENGFTYCVVAVESAGRQIPIAFLERVKEDFNKRYGGGKAATAQAHGLNREFGYRFASFYFQIKSNEFEFLLKHAVLICLCYRSKLKEHMQYCVDHPEEISKLAKVKAQVSEVKGVMMENIEKVLDRGEKIELLVDKTENLRSQAQDFRQQGTKMRRKMWIQNMKIKLIVLGIIIALILIIVLSVCHGFKC
- the LOC8280693 gene encoding vesicle-associated membrane protein 721 isoform X2, yielding MGQQSLIYSFVARGTVILAEYTEFTGNFTSIASQCLQKLPASNNKFTYNCDGHTFNYLVENGFTYCVVAVESAGRQIPIAFLERVKEDFNKRYGGGKAATAQAHGLNREFGSKLKEHMQYCVDHPEEISKLAKVKAQVSEVKGVMMENIEKVLDRGEKIELLVDKTENLRSQAQDFRQQGTKMRRKMWIQNMKIKLIVLGIIIALILIIVLSVCHGFKC